Below is a window of Leuconostoc gasicomitatum LMG 18811 DNA.
TATTATATTTTCTAACTGTTTCGATCATCTCTATACGTCACATTCATTGGATTTGATAAAATTGAATGCGCAACCACTTTAAAACCTTCACGTTCGTAGAAGCGTTGCGCGCTGACATTAGCAGTTACGACTTTCAATTCAAGTGGTTCTTTGACCATCTCACGTGCCTTTTTTAGTAACACAGCACCAATGCCTTGTCGTTGCCAGCCTTCTTTGATAAATAATAAATGTAAAAAACTATCCCATTCTGATAACGATGAAAAGCCGACAATCTCATGATCAAATACAGCAACTGTTATTTTTTCACCCGAACTGGCTAAATCAAAATCAGATAATTTTGGTGATCTAACCCAAGGAAAATTAGTGACACGCGTATCTAAATAAATGCGCGCAAGTGCCTCAGAGTCTTCTGCTTGCATGTCACGCAGAATTAAGTTGTTACTTCGCGCAGCAATTTTCTGCTTAGTCATTAATGGTTTCTTTCCCTCACTCTATTATCATCACACATCATTAAATGTTACTTTTTCAATATAGTGGCATCAACATCACTTCAACATATCAGAGTATATTATACCAGTTTTACTATATGACTAAAAACCAATACTAAACAGCCGTCTTTTGTAGCATCACAATATACCACATTGCATCAGCATAGACTGCGTGTCGTGATAATTTCTGCAAAATTTCACGTGTTTCCTTTGGATAATCTGTAATATATCCTTGAACCCCTAATGCGTAGTTACTATTGATATCTGCCTCCTTATTTAAAGTCCACACATACAGTGTTTTATGTTTTTTTATTACTTGGCGTGCAATATTAGTATTCACGTTGGAATATTCCATAGCATAAAAAGTATTAAACTTTGCATTATTAACACTATTAACAACTGGCGACAGCAAACCTATTGGTCTATCAGAGTATTTTGCCAACCGCTTAATTGCATTTTGATTCATTGACTGCAACTGCGCACGATTTTCTGTTAGATATGCCCCATACTTTTTTTGAAAATGAACGAGCTGTGCTGTTGTAATGGTTG
It encodes the following:
- a CDS encoding GNAT family N-acetyltransferase — translated: MTKQKIAARSNNLILRDMQAEDSEALARIYLDTRVTNFPWVRSPKLSDFDLASSGEKITVAVFDHEIVGFSSLSEWDSFLHLLFIKEGWQRQGIGAVLLKKAREMVKEPLELKVVTANVSAQRFYEREGFKVVAHSILSNPMNVTYRDDRNS